GGTGTTCAGAACCCGCTCTTCTACCGCGAGAACTCCGCGATGCTGTTCGGCGACGCCAAGGACCGCGTCGAGGACATCCTCCGGGTCCTCTGACACAGGAAGCGACCCGATACGGCAAGGGCCCGCGCCGGTGGCGGCGCGGGCCCTTGCCGTATCGGGATCCTGACGATCTGCCGGCCCCGGGTCGCTCGGGGCTCATCGGCTCCCGCGGCGCCCGGTGGAGGGAACGGTGAGGCGTTTCAGTTCTTCCAGATGGTCTTGAGGTTGCAGAACTCCCGGATGCCTTCCGCGGCGAGCTCGCGGCCGACGCCGGAGGCCTTCACGCCGCCGAAGGGCAGTTCGGGGTAGGAGACGCTCATGCCGTTGACGAAGACGGCACCGGCGTCGATGCGGCTGATCAGCAGCCGTTCCTCGTCCGGGTCGGTGGTCCACACCGACGAACTGAGGCCGAAGGCCGTGTCGTTGGCGAGCGTCACAGCCTGCTCGATGTCGTCGACCCGGTGCATCACCGCCAGCGGCCCGAACGCCTCCTCCCGGTACACCCGCATGGCGGGCGTCACCTCCTCCAGCACCGCCGGCTCGAAGAACCACCCCCGCGTGCCCGCGGCCGAACCGCCGCACCGCAGAACAGCGCCCTTGGCGACGGCGTCGTCGACCAGGTCGACGAGTTCACGCCGGCCGGACTCCGTCGCGATCGGCCCTACGTCGGTGCCCTCGTCGAGCGGGTCACCGACGGTCAGGGCCTTCGTGCCCGCGACGAACGCCTCGACGAACGCCTCGTAGACCTCCGTGTGGACGATGAAGCGTTTGGCCGCGATGCAGGACTGGCCGTTGTTCATCGTGCGAGCGGACACCGCGGTGCGGGCGGCCGCGTGCACATCGGCGGACGGCAGCACGACGAACGGATCGGATCCGCCGAGCTCCAGCACGACCTTCTTCACCTCGGAGCCGGCGACCGCGGCGACGGAACGGCCTGCCGGTTCGGAACCCGTCAGTGTCACGGCGGCCACGCGACGGTCGCGGAGAACCGCTTCGACGTCGGCCGCTCCGACGAGGAGGGTCTGGAACGACCCGGCGGGGAAGCCCGCTCGCTCGAAGAGCGTGTCCAGGTACATCGCCGTCTGCGGCACGTTCGAGGCGTGCTTGAGCAGACCGACGTTTCCGGCCATCAGCGCGGGCGCGGCGAACCGGATCACCTGCCACATCGGGTAGTTCCACGGCATCACGGCGAGGACGACGCCAAGGGGCTGGTAGGCGGTGTAGGCGACGGACGCGTTGACCGTCCTCGGGTCGGCGAGTGCCTGGTCGGCCAACAGGCTCTCGGCGTTGTCGGCGTAGAAGCGCATCGCGTGCGCGCACTTGAGAACCTCGGCGCGGGCCTGCACGATCGGCTTGCCCATCTCGACGGTGAGCCTTCGCGCCGTGTGGGCCGCTTCGGCCTCCACGAGATCCGCGGCCGCTCGCATCCACCGGGCACGGGTGCCGAAGTCGGTGGCCCGCAGCGTGACGGCCGCGGCCTCTGCTCGTGTCAGTCGCTGGTCGATCTGTTCCTTCGTGAGAGCGGCGAACTCCTCGATGAGCTCGCCGGTCGCGGGATTGACGGTGGCGATGGGCATGGCGCTCTCCTCATTGCTTGTGCATCAAAGAGCCTCGATTGGATCCATCGTAGGTTTCACATCAGAGGCACACCAGTGCCTCTAGACCACAATCGCCCTAGCTGAAGCGCTAGTTGGATACATTTTGAGTGACTGCCCCTGACGAGTGCGCCTCGTTCGCTCAGGAGGTGCCACTCCTCCCGCTCGCGCCCTCGCCGTCGACGAAGAGTTCGGGGTGGGCGGTGAGTTCGACCCTGGTACGGCGGATGTGTCCGGTGAGGTAGCGCTCGCAGTCCTCGGCATCGCGACGCCGTACGGCGTCGAGGATCAGCCGGTGTTCGGCGTTGACGATCGCCGCCCGGTCGGGGTCCGCGAGGACCATGAACGCACGGCGGTAGTGCTGGGTGGAGTTCCAGAGCCGCTCCGTCATGGCCAGCAGGTGACCGCTGGGGCAGCCCGAGTAGCTGGTCATGTGGAAGTCACGGTCGAGGACGAGGAACCGATTGATGTCGCTCTGGTTCTCGATCTCGTCCTGGATGCGCTCGAGGCGAGCGAGGTGCTGGTCGGTGAGACGAGTCAGGCTCTCCGTAAGGGTCAGCGGCTCGAGTCGCTCGCGCATCCGGTAGTACGTGTGGACGTCGTCGAGACTGAGCACGGGGACCCGCGCGCCCCGGTTGGGGAACGACTCGGCGAGCCCTTCGGACTCCAGGATCCTCAGCGCCTCGCGGACCGGGATACGGCTCGCGCCGAGGCGCGCGGCCAGCTCGTCCTGGCGCAGCCATGTGCCGGGCGTCAGTTCGCCGGCGAGGATCTCGTCGCGGAGGATGCCCGCGATGCGCTGACTCCTGACGCTGTCCGATCCTCGCGGATCACGGGCGTGCGCAGGACTCAAGTGCGGTCACCTCTGGAACGTCGACGGGTCGCGGTCGTAGGCCTTGCCGTCAGGATAGGACACCAGCTCGAAGTACATCCCCCACGGCGAGCGGAAGTAGACCCACCGCTGCCCCTCGGACGGGCCGGCACTCACGGTCGGATCACCCAGGACGGGTATGCCCCTCGCCCTCAGCCATGACACGGCCTCGTCCAGGTCCTCGACGTAAAGCGCCACATGGTGACCGCCGACGTCGCTGTTGCGCGGTCCGACCGTCCGTTGCCCGGCCGCCTGGTACTCGAAAACTTCGAACACGGCTTGGTCTCCGCACCGGTAGAAGCGCAGTTGGCGCAGCACCGTCCGCGCGTCCACACCCAGGTGCACGGACATCCAGTCGTCCGCCGAGCTCAACGGTCCGATCGCGTACAGGTACTCACAGCCCAGGACGTCCACGAGCCAGGCGTGCGCCTGCTCCAGGTCCGGCACCGTGAAGCCGATGTGGTCCAGGCGGGTGACACCGGGAAGAGCCATGACATGCCTCCTTGGATCCAAAGATGCCCACATGATGCCCCGCAGTCGCACGTTCAGTCGACCCTGCTCTTGTTATTGGATCCAATCTTGTGCCAGTGTCGTTGCACTCCGGTCGATTGAAGGAGGCTCCAGTTGCCTGCCGAACACCCACTCGAAGCCCAAGCCGCGTGGTCGGAGTTCATCGCCACCCAGGACGACTGGGACACCGCGGACCCCGACCTCCTGACGGGCATGTTCAGCCAGCTGGTGCTGATCCGGGCCTTCGAGGAGTACGTCCTCGAACTCGCCGCGCAAGGGCTCATCCACGGCCCCGCGCACTCCAGCATCGGCCAGGAAGGCGGCGCCGTCGGTGCGTGCTTCGCCCTGACCTCGCAGGACACCGTCAACGGATCCCATCGCGGCCATCACCAGTTCCTCGCCAAGGCGCTGGCCCATCTGCACCCCAAGGGCATCGACCCGACCAAGCCGTTCCCGCAGGACGTGCGGGCCCTGCTCCTGCGCACCTTGCGCGAGATCTGCGGACTCGACCGGGGTTTCAGCCACGGTCGCGGCGGCAGCATGCACCTTCAGTGGCACGAGGCGGGCGCCATCGGAACCAACGCCATCGTCGGCGGCGGGGTCCCGCTCGCGGCCGGATCGGCCTGGGCACACCGGAGGGCCGGCACCGACGCGGTGACCTTCACCTTCTTCGGGGACGGCGCGATCAACATCGGGTCCACGCTGGAAAGCCTCAACCTCGCGGCGGCGTGGTCGCTCCCCCTGTGCTTCTTCGTCGAGAACAACCTGTACGCCGTCTCCACCCACGTGTCCGAAGTGACCGCCGAGCCACGGCTGTCCGGCCGTGGCCCCGGCTTCGGCATCCGGAGCTGGAAGGTCGACGGCATGGATCCCCTGGCCGTGTACCTCGTGACACAGCAGGCCCTCGCACACATGCGCGGCGGCAAGGGCCCGGCGATGATCGAGGCCGACGTGTACCGCTACTTCCACCAGAACGGGCCCTTCCCCGGCTCGGCCTTCAAGTACCGCACCAAGGAAGAGGAAGCGCGGTGGCGCGCCCGCGATCCGATCGACACCACGGCACGACACCTGGTGCGGCGCAGGATCGTCACCAAGAAGGCTGCCGCGGAGGCGATCGACCGAGCCAAGACCCTGATGTCCGAGCTCGGCGACGTCCTGCTGGAACCGCGCCCGGGCGGCAAGCCGGGCGAGCGGCGCATCGTGCCCTCGGAGTGGCCGGACCCGGCGTTCGTCGACGAAGGCGTCCGGGGCGACCTCGCCGAACTGTCCGGGATCGAGTTCACCGACACGGAGGACTACGCCGACGCGCTGACCGAGGTGAAGTTCATCGGTGCGGTCGCCGGTGTGCTGGGACGCTGTCTGGAGACCGATCCCCGCGTCGTGGTGATGGGCGAGGACGTGCACAAGCTCAACGGCGGAACCAACGGCGCGACCCGCGGCCTGAGCGAGGCGTTCCCCGATCGGGTGATCGGGACGCCCATCTCCGAGAACGCGTTCGCCGGCCTCGGCGGCGGACTGGCTCTGGACGGCCGGTACCGCCCGATCGTCGAGTTCATGTACGCCGACTTCATGTGGGTGGCGGCGGACCAGCTGTTCAACCAGATCGGCAAGGCCCGCCACATGTTCGGCGGCGAGGGCAAAGTGCCGTTCGTCCTGCGCAGCAAGGTCGCCATGGGCACCGGCTACGGATCGCAGCACTCGATGGACCCGGCCGGCATCTTCGCGACCGCGCCCGGCTGGCGCATCGTCGCACCCTCGACGCCGTTCGACTACGTCGGCCTGATGAACACAGCATTGGCCTGCGACGACCCGGTCGTGGTCCTGGAGCACGTGGACCTGTACAACTCCACCGGTCCCGGACTGCCGGACGACTACAACCACTTCCTACCCGTCGGCAAGGCCGCGGTACGCCGAGAGGGAGCGGCCCTGACCATCCTCGCCTATCTGGCGATGACACCGGCCGTACTGGCCGCCGTCGAGCAGACGGGTGTGGACGCCGAGGTCATCGACCTGCGCTGGCTGGACCGGGCCAGTCTGGACTGGGACACGATCACCCGATCGGTGATGAAGACCAACAACGTGCTGATCGCCGAACAGGGAGCGCTCGGCACCTCCTACGGCGGCTGGCTCGCGGACGAGATCCAGCGCCGCCTGTTCGACTGGCTCGACGCCCCCGTCGAGCGGGTGACGGGGGGCGAGGCGTCGCCGAGCATCAGCAAGGTGCTGGAGCGCGCCGCGTTCGCCTCCACGGAGGAAGTCGTCACCAAGCTCCGCGAGATCACCGGGGAGCGCAACGATGGCTGAACTCCTGCGCATGCCCGAGGTCGCGGCCAACACCGAAGAGGCCGTCCTCCAGTCCTG
This region of Streptomyces chromofuscus genomic DNA includes:
- a CDS encoding NADP-dependent succinic semialdehyde dehydrogenase codes for the protein MPIATVNPATGELIEEFAALTKEQIDQRLTRAEAAAVTLRATDFGTRARWMRAAADLVEAEAAHTARRLTVEMGKPIVQARAEVLKCAHAMRFYADNAESLLADQALADPRTVNASVAYTAYQPLGVVLAVMPWNYPMWQVIRFAAPALMAGNVGLLKHASNVPQTAMYLDTLFERAGFPAGSFQTLLVGAADVEAVLRDRRVAAVTLTGSEPAGRSVAAVAGSEVKKVVLELGGSDPFVVLPSADVHAAARTAVSARTMNNGQSCIAAKRFIVHTEVYEAFVEAFVAGTKALTVGDPLDEGTDVGPIATESGRRELVDLVDDAVAKGAVLRCGGSAAGTRGWFFEPAVLEEVTPAMRVYREEAFGPLAVMHRVDDIEQAVTLANDTAFGLSSSVWTTDPDEERLLISRIDAGAVFVNGMSVSYPELPFGGVKASGVGRELAAEGIREFCNLKTIWKN
- a CDS encoding GntR family transcriptional regulator, with protein sequence MSPAHARDPRGSDSVRSQRIAGILRDEILAGELTPGTWLRQDELAARLGASRIPVREALRILESEGLAESFPNRGARVPVLSLDDVHTYYRMRERLEPLTLTESLTRLTDQHLARLERIQDEIENQSDINRFLVLDRDFHMTSYSGCPSGHLLAMTERLWNSTQHYRRAFMVLADPDRAAIVNAEHRLILDAVRRRDAEDCERYLTGHIRRTRVELTAHPELFVDGEGASGRSGTS
- a CDS encoding VOC family protein: MALPGVTRLDHIGFTVPDLEQAHAWLVDVLGCEYLYAIGPLSSADDWMSVHLGVDARTVLRQLRFYRCGDQAVFEVFEYQAAGQRTVGPRNSDVGGHHVALYVEDLDEAVSWLRARGIPVLGDPTVSAGPSEGQRWVYFRSPWGMYFELVSYPDGKAYDRDPSTFQR
- a CDS encoding alpha-ketoacid dehydrogenase subunit alpha/beta, translated to MPAEHPLEAQAAWSEFIATQDDWDTADPDLLTGMFSQLVLIRAFEEYVLELAAQGLIHGPAHSSIGQEGGAVGACFALTSQDTVNGSHRGHHQFLAKALAHLHPKGIDPTKPFPQDVRALLLRTLREICGLDRGFSHGRGGSMHLQWHEAGAIGTNAIVGGGVPLAAGSAWAHRRAGTDAVTFTFFGDGAINIGSTLESLNLAAAWSLPLCFFVENNLYAVSTHVSEVTAEPRLSGRGPGFGIRSWKVDGMDPLAVYLVTQQALAHMRGGKGPAMIEADVYRYFHQNGPFPGSAFKYRTKEEEARWRARDPIDTTARHLVRRRIVTKKAAAEAIDRAKTLMSELGDVLLEPRPGGKPGERRIVPSEWPDPAFVDEGVRGDLAELSGIEFTDTEDYADALTEVKFIGAVAGVLGRCLETDPRVVVMGEDVHKLNGGTNGATRGLSEAFPDRVIGTPISENAFAGLGGGLALDGRYRPIVEFMYADFMWVAADQLFNQIGKARHMFGGEGKVPFVLRSKVAMGTGYGSQHSMDPAGIFATAPGWRIVAPSTPFDYVGLMNTALACDDPVVVLEHVDLYNSTGPGLPDDYNHFLPVGKAAVRREGAALTILAYLAMTPAVLAAVEQTGVDAEVIDLRWLDRASLDWDTITRSVMKTNNVLIAEQGALGTSYGGWLADEIQRRLFDWLDAPVERVTGGEASPSISKVLERAAFASTEEVVTKLREITGERNDG